In Acropora muricata isolate sample 2 chromosome 13, ASM3666990v1, whole genome shotgun sequence, the DNA window AACTATATATATACATgcatatatttatatatgtgtatatataaaATGTATGAAGGCTGCGGATTGACACGAACCATCATCTACTAGCTAATGAACGACCCATGTAGTGACCACCTCTCAGCAGTCCTGAAAGCACAACGttaactggtagagcactgcactgggaTCGCAGAGTTCAGGGTTTGAGTACCTGTTTTCGGGCTTGAAATTTTCAGACCTTTTTCGATATTGCTTGAGAAGCGCtcaaaactgcgaggatcacacaCATTAGTCTCTATGAAGCGACGCCATTTTTCGATGGTGCCGCGGGAAAAGTTAACCCTAAACTGGACCCGAACTCTAACCCGTGTGTTTGAAACTGGGAGTCGAACCTACTACCTTCCAATTGCTAGTTCATTTGTTCGACCACTGAGTTGAAGGGAGACTCGTGGAAGCAACACAATTAGAGTAAGACATTAGTACAGGTGACAGTTATCGGACTGAATCGTCCAAATGTGTCTCCGGAGATGTCTCCGAAGATATCTTCGAAGATACGTTGAAGAACGTCACCGAAAAGTAAAGATTCGTATAACGAGAATTTTTCGAAAAGCTTCATACAATGTACACCAGCAGGGTCTTGATATAGATTGCTTTGTCGATCTTCTCACCTTTAGAGGAAAATTAAGGAGATTACTGCATTGTCAAAAAGCTTTTAACGTATTTAGCCCGGCGCACGTACAGTCTACAAACGCATGCGCAGTAGCACAACTGTTTTTCAAAGCGCAGATAGcaatatccactggataactcacgACAACGGGTTTTGTTTTGGCTTTACTCATCCAATGGATTTGTCCGCGTAAAAGCAATatcaatagaccaatttcgatatattaaaattcagcctaaaacaatagacctcGGTACGAGGCTCATGGGAATAACTACAGAGTTTGCGGGGTTTATTCCCAAGAGCCTCGCATTGGAGTCTATTGTCttaggctgaattttaatatatcgagaTTGGATTAAGTAATTTGTACGCTGGAAGGCACtatttttgaaaaccaaaacaccaCCCAATGAACTGTTCAAGGATTTTCGTTGTACTAATCCAGTAGATGATGATTCAACCTACAGATAGCtatatccattggataagtcAGTACTATTGAATTGTTCAATTGGTTCTCCTTAACATCCATTGAACAGTGGTTTATCTGCTAAATAACCCAATCCAACCTTTGCATAGCTGCGCCAGGCTATCAAAGAGCACTTTTAGCTTCCTTAGCTTCAACTTACATAATCAATGATTTGAGTACACCGGGGTAAGCATTCTTCAAATTTATCAACGAAAACGGATTGTGAAAAAACTTATGTTATCCATGAATCCTCAAAGTAAAAGCTTAGTGTCTTGAACAAAAGGTAAAAACGACTCAATTCAAGTTGGTCATCTGGAGTTTCCGCCAATGCGCAGTTTCAGGCCGATTTCCGATGAAACAGTTACAAGCAAGTATTTTCAATATACAGCTCTACGAGTTGTTTTTGGGATGACCAGCAATGTTAATCACTGACTTCGACGATTCAGGGCAATGCCGAAAAATACTACTCTtgcttaaaaatgaaaaataatcgcGCACCAACGTGGAAAGCGTGCGCTACGTGAGCACGAATGAAATGTGTTCCGTGAGAACGCGGGAAATGTGCGTGAGCACGCAGAAATAGCAAATGTGTAAAAAATGTGCGTGAGCTCGAGGAAATTGTGCGTTATGCGAGCACAAGCGAGGCAAAAACAAAACGCATTTAATTACGTTATACGTGTACATTTATATTAAAATGCTTGATTCTGATCAGATCCGAGCCAGACAGCCAGCCAGTCAACGCACTTAAGGCCTTTATTCCAGCGATAGTATATTCTAATTTCCAATATTGACGTTAAACCTATCgccacaaaattaatgaaaaaccATTAACAGATTACTTTCTTTAGACATAATGGCACATGAACGAGACATGCAATTTCCTTTAAACATAAAGACACTGAAGGAAAAGCACCTTCTCATCTAAGACAGCTTATTTTGCTATATGAAAGCTGTCTGGCTCTTAAGTGTAAATTTGTTTAGCAAACTGTCATAACTTGAGGCAAAACCAATGTCTGAAGGTGAGTTATTAATAACTATTGACTCACATATTCAGAAGTGATAAATCagagaaaatgaaggaaaaagtgaagattattttaaaatgtgagTAAATTGCTTGGGTGAGTCAATGTGCTAAATGCGAAAAAAAAGGACCATTTTTACACATCTTTAAACTTTTTAGCAAGTTTTGCTTGTTTGATATTTCGATAATTAGCAACCTCCACAAACCAGTGTTTCAAGATCAGCATTTAAAGTTATTCATCTTCAGATCGAGCGAAACCGACAGAAAATAGgggaaaaaaagttttgaaattatATCAAAATGGAGTTAAATTGGTTGGTCAGtcgatggataaaaaaaaaaacggagagAAAATGAACGTTTTAATTGTCTATAAACTTTTAGTATGCTCGATTCTCACATTTCAACAATTAGCAACACAAATTAGCGTGGAGTTGTTATTCGTGAATGTCTAGAATCCATTTTTATAAAGACAGGTAAATATTTTTCCGTGCATACCTTGTGAATCCAGAAACCAAAAGTTGGTTACTGCActggaaaatttgaaaatgactGTATGGTTAACCATATTcgtcaagaaaagaaaattgggaaaAATTATAATAACCCGGTTTATAGATAGTAAACGATAAATAGAACGTAATTCAATGACAGAAAACGCACATGACTTGGCAGCCAAAGAAACATATTTCCAGTAGGAAATCTTAACGTGCAGTATGTAAGAGATAAATACCGAGGACGGAGATATTAATCGATTTACATCCGGAGGGCTGTAGATATCAGTGAACACAATGAAAGTTACAAAATTGTGAGATTTTTAACACGGTGTTGAGAAACATCTTTTGGCGTCCTCAAGAgagtttgctttgtttgtttgttggtttgtttttggtttctttgttcaGTTGTTTTGGACCACTTCATCTGCGTGCTCGATTATTCAGTAGGTCGCTCCATGTTTTCATGTAATCATGGAGTTCATGGACAGCGAAGAAGAGCTTTTTCCGACACAAAATTATTTCTTGCAAGAAGTATTGAAACGTAACTTTAACACGGTTTGTATTATCGGTGAAATTAGAGGTGATCTAGAGTCTGATCTGTCTGATCTACAAAATTAATCTCTCTCCACGGAGATTTGAAGGAAATATTATTCGAGGAACAAAATCAAGCAAGGACAGACAGATTCATGGAAACTTTCAGCACACCGAAGAATGGCttctattagggagtttaagatttgacagCGGCAACggcaatgatttgattggttgaatgaggaaaaacaatcgtgctgcacgtgcagcacgctttttggagcAATATTTttacgtagtctgccaaacgacgacgtgaaattttcatatttgagctTCTGACGACAACTCGAGCCCGCAGTagaaaatctttaattctctgccTTTTCATGGAACCATTCGTCCTAAGCAGGCCAAAGTACACTTCGCCTAGTTTGTACAATCCGGACAACTAAGAATAATcgcttaacctaacgcaaagttctatttcaatgtgacgtttttgttgcagcagTCGTCTTAGCTTCTTAAAGtccctgttattgacaatgaagaACTTCAAAGAGGAAAGCATCTCGAATACCGCAAAATACACGAACAGAAACAAAGTTAAATTGCAATTAATATCAACGAGAACTTTTATGAGAATTAattgccattaatttttttccttttggatttGTTTATCTGTACAAATCCGTCAAATGAGGGATTTATACAGATACATTCGTAACTAATaactgtctgacgagcgcttagtcGCGAAACTCAAAGTCACAGAGAATCGACGCGTtctctttaatcgttcaacttatgcatacctagctctgctgccacagcattgagcactttatggcAGGGTAGACTCTACGTCCACATTTATAACATTTATATATACACCTGTTTCAAAAACCggtgtcggagagaacggcgaatggcagttgtcgaacggaaattgcacgaccgaaaggaactgtggtttccatatttggtatgcacAAACAATGAGTTCCTCGCGTGGCGCAaaatggctgttattacagttatcagcggttttgacatgtaaacgaggcttatggctcattttccattgtattgacccataagcctcgtctgaatgcagcctaagacaaaggaagctttgcctgcaggctcaaactgtaataacagctattgataCTGCCGAACGAACAGCCAACTAGCCCCGGCTTAACACAACCGTTCACCATAAATTTAGAAATATAGCGTTCCACTGTCCTTTCATAAACGCCTAAGAAAAATGAAGCCTCTGCCAGTGAATTTTGAAGAATATGGACAAACCATAttactcgccatcgaaggtcgaaactgtatggagccggcatcacgaaagattatttcctattaatattcaacacccacatttcttttctgtCGTGCAATTGCCGTTCGACAATTAACATCCGTCGTTCTCCCGACATTTTTTTGAAACAGGtgtatatttattaaaaactgaactaagGATGTCaaatttctagcattttcattgtCTCGCCGGACAccggttatcagctcatatacctgcactaccgaatatggtcaatgaacacgtcatgaaataaagaaagctgCATAAATATTTTCCTTCGACACCGGTGGCAATTAAAAATCTAGCAGCGGAATTAACGAGAAGATAGTCTGGCACTGCCGGGTCCTaaatacaaatggaattcacctcttcattgcagtgagtgttttagaatgacgaagactagtgctatcatcgtgatcaaaaagttttttCTCATAACCCAGAAAAAATTTCCCGTGCTGTTGATGTTAAGCTTAtagtgaaactcactttcattgGCAAGAGTTTATGAATTTAACTTAAATtgacacattgaaaatttgttttttacctgcacttgattcagcttcagacctcaaactttcCATTCTCACAATCAGGATGCATATGTATTAGCAAAATTGAGAAGAACCGCTGgttctcgttgttgttgttgttattctgtttcGCCGCCACGCATTAGACAAATTTCAAGGAGCTAGTTCTTGAAGCAGaacctggagatttttcttgcattgcttatctctcaagtatgttgtttctgaccattttctgTGAGGTAATGTTccagttaatcaaaataaacCGAGAATGTCTTCATTTGGTCATATCGCACATGACACCAACGCttgaaactctctttcttcggcttgtacatctctgtgaggtctttgaaaactgttccatccAATTAAacaatgattgaaatcatttttacgcgaccactgaccatttacaacagttcagagccgataaattcagcacttttttcaagagcgaaaCCTTTACGATCTCCTCGGCAAGTTACATTAAATTCATTCAGCTTTGACtggaaacgttgcaacacatcgaaaggttttcgcgcccATTTTGTTTATGGCATTTGCTagaaaaatgattcctttctttcggttttctctaaagctgcgttcgtttctttcacttttttcttcagattatcAATTATGTGTTgtagggtttttaataaaaaaattattctactcgggattgctggatatgaaatgataataaccaactcggcgctacgcgccttgttggttatatatcatttAATATGCAGCGCACCCTCGTAGAATAATCGTTAAATATTCgcttttttgtgtatttttatGCACTCGGAGTTTCATGTTTCCCCCGAaacaatcatcaggcaacttcTTATTCATTGCTCTAGTTTAACTATTGAGCACTCTAATAGCAGGTGAGGATTCCCATTCACCATTTGATTACATATATACAGTATATTTaccaattattccatgagcgtgcgttggacatgagatgatagatagccaacgaggcgtaTATCATTATGGCTATGATCATCTCATATCAAACAAGAgtgagtggaataattgttttattaaaaacacccccacgatattagacaaatcttctcgacttcaTTGTTTTATATTGGCTGATATACCATAATgactaagccaataaaaagtcttgaattgcattaaccaatgatccagtttttaataaagatAAATAGTTAATAGCGAGTAGTTCAACTAGAGCAATGAATAAgaagttgcctgatgattgcttggGGAAAAACACGAAACTCCGAGTACACAAAGAAGCGACAGAAACATTTGCACATCAGGAAAATTAGCCACACTTTCTAACCGCAGTTCAATGATTTACTTCAATTCTTTTCGGCATTTTAACTTTGTCAAGTAGTTATTAAAACCATGGGCGGGAAATcgctattttctttttgaaagagTGTTCCAGCTCTTGGCGAGGAATATCGGCTGAAGTCCTCATCTGAATTATATAAATAGACAGACACAAAGGAAAATGGGCAAATAgtagacattttttttaaaaatccataaacaatcttgtttgtttgtttgttttctcaacTCAGACCAATTAAATTCtccatgggaattttccttttgtattTCCTATAAAGTAGAGTCATTGAATTTATATTCAACCGCATAACATAAGTTGTTCGCTATGCTGTCTTCGCGTGGTCTGTTTGCGAAATAAAGCACTCGAACCAAAGAACCCTATTCGCTGGAATAAAAGTATGGCGTTCATCTCGAACAGAAATCAAACAATAAGCGTTTATTTGCATAATAATGGCCTCTTCAAGAATATGTCTGGAAGGAAGTTTTTAAAAGgcaattgtttactttttcgTTCACAGCGTACGTGATGCAAATGCTCgattcaataattataatttgcaGATTTTCGGAAACAGAACACCTCTTACATTTTAGCCTGATTAAAAAAGTAATTTACTACATTTTTTACTCATTAACGTAAAGGAACTATTTCTGTACAATTTTTCTCTCCAGATTCTCCGCGGTATGTCATAGCTTGCCAGAGGGAAATGTACTTCACTAATTAAGCAAACCAATGGCATAACTCAGTCAAAATTTCCATGCAAATAGTTTGCTCTTGTGGTGATCTGTACGTTTTGGCAAATTCGCTTTGGATTTTTCCAACACGTGGCTTTCGTTCAGTTTACAACAATGAACTTATTACGCGTTTGAAAGAACACAGCTTCGTACTCAGCGCAAACAGTCGAATATCTCAGTCACTCCCGGGGGAAGGAAAAGTCCACAAAAATCTAGCAAAGTGGAAGCGAGCAATGAGAGTTTCGGCGGACTGAACAATTTCAAAGGAGAATTTGACGTTGAGAAGGCGAATGTAGAGAATCATCATTTCGTAATAAAAGACGAACGGTATATTTGGTGTCGAAATTGGCAAATGTTCAATTCAACCATTCCAAGTGGAATATTAAAAAGACATCGaaatatttacaacaacaagccacaaaaAAACGATCGCCCAAGAGAATCAATCGGTTCAAGAGGCAGCAGGCAAGCAAAGGGCCCCACCGACCAGCTCTTAACGATAAACGTCAGTGGAATTCGGTTTCAAACGTGGCAGAGCACGCTCCAGCGTTTTCCTGATTCATTACTCGGCAGCGCGGACTCCATGAGGGAATTCTACGACGACAAAAGACGGGAATATTTTCTCGACCGCGACCCTTAcctttttaaatttgtattgAATTTTTACCGATTTGGCAAATTGCACTGCTCTCAGGAAGACTGCCCTGCGGCTTTCGAAGAAGAATTACAGTTTTATGGGTTTTCCATTTACGACGTTGGGGACTGCTGCTGGGAATATTGTACTCCAAGACAAAGAAGCGTGCTGATTGAAAATAACGATGATGCCCTCGAAGGAGAAACAATAACCTACGATGGAAATTTATGCGAGTTACATTGCGAGCCCAAACTAACTCTTCGTCAAAAGATTTGGCAAACCATCGGGCCCTCGAAGACAACCAAAACCGGGGTTATATTTCATATCATCTACggctttttcatttttatcagcGTGTTAATTGCATCATTGGAAACGCTCCACTGCGACGGGAACAAAACCTGCGGTGAAGTTCACCAGGAAATCTTCTTCACAATAGAATCAGTATGCGTTGTGGTATTTACTGTTGAGTTCCTGGTTCGCTTCTACGTCTGCCCGcagaaaaagaattttttccTCAACGCCATGAATGTTATAGACACCCTTGCCATTCTTCCTTACTATATAACACTGATAGTCACAAGTTTCGGCGCAGATCCGAGCTACATACAAATCCTCAAAGTTCTTCGCGTCATTCGGATTCTCAAACTGACGAGAAATTCGCGCCGCTTGCGTTGCCTCTTGTTGACTCTTAGACGCTGTGCAGTTGATATCGTGTTCCTTTACTGCATTTGCTTCCTAGCGATAATTTTATTCGGCACAGCGGTTTATTACCTAGAAATGATGGAAGGGGAGCCGACCTTTTCCAGCATTCCGGAATCATTTTGGTACATTTGCGTTACTCTAATGACGGTTGGGTAAGTAATGTCATATTTTACTAATAACAGGATTTTCTACGGTGACTCGGAGAATGTTGGAAAAATTCCGACTGCTCCAAAAAGAATTTGAATTTAACGCCTTCTGATGTAGAGCTCTGATTAATTCTCTACACTTGGGTTATGCGAGAGCAATGCCATTAAACTATAGCTTCAGGCGACAATTGTCCTGCTACACCGCTGAGGTTAACATTGACTTGTCGAGTTGTCGTGGTACGTGAATATTAACGAGAACACTCTTGTACACCAAATACTGAATATTACTGCAGGACAGTCTGAAAGAAGCCTAGCTTACATGAAACCTGTATCTGAGTGAAGTTGGGTATAGGTTCGACATCCTTTGTGACTTTTTTCCTTCTTACAATATAAAGCCACCAAATCACCTCAATTCAACTAAAAGTATATAAACTAGTGTCTGCACTCGCCGATAGCACTGTATAAAATTCTTATTATCGATAAACGTATCTGGAGCGATAGAAAAAAATTGACCTCATGTTTCAAGATGGATTGAGACAATTTCAGTCCTCATCGAGgcaaaattttacaaaaaaaaaaaaaaagaaaagaaaagaaaagaaaaactgggACTCTGAAGCAATTCGAGGCCACGACCACGTCGTTTTGCGGCACACCACTCACTCAATATTAAGCAGCATGGCTTCAGTTGACGCTTCTCTGGTTTACAATGAATTCAACTTAAGACTTTATGACTCTAGACCAGTAACTTGTTAAATTACATACATTTCAAACCAGAAAAACGTCAAGCAACATGATGGTCACTTTCTTTGTGAACAATAACACGATATTGAGCTTTTTAATCCAATAGTGGGTTCACTAAATTTGACAATGATCACTTCATGATATATACTCGATACGCGTGCTTTGTTCAATTACACCTAAAACAGAGGTCAATAAGCCAACTCAATATAAACGAGAGATCATATTCCTATCGATATTGCAAAGTGGTCGCGACGCCACATTTAGCAATTTACCTCAAACTCACATTGCTAATTGGTTGATGAAAAGTTGCAATATATACATCGCGTGGAGAGTTTTGTTTGGATTAATGGGCACCCCGACAGAAAGCGACAGACGACAGTGAAAATTACCGGCAGAGGACAGATGTCTATTCCACTTGAGTGTTTTTTGCACATCGAATGTTAAGCACTTCGTAAATTGCGTTTACTTTCACAAGCTTTTTAACGACCATTACGGGTCATATGCCTCCACTAAGTAAACTGTTTCACAAGAACTGCTATTAACAAAACATGATTGATTagaaaaaatgcagaaaatgcCTTGGATCTGTCCTATTTTCGGGTGAGCTCATAAATGTTGAATAAAATGCTTCGAGCTAGTACACCTACACGTTCCCACTGCCACATGGCAAACTCGCCTTTGTCCTACCGCCGCGACTGTATTTTCCGCATCCTTAAGCTTGGCGGCCCACCGCATCATAAGTCTTTCTTCTAAATAGGAACCAAGTCAGTCACATTTTACGGCAGAGAATTGCAAAGGCCACAGCGTTAAAAGATATCTGTACCCTTCTCGTTAGAAGTAGTGTTAGCGTGTGTGCCTAAAAATACGCACTTACAGAAACAAAGCAAGTAAAGAAAATGGTGCTCGTATAGCattttgacgaagggctaaccctcgagaAGTCAATTTTTAAAGTTGCTATGGTCAATTAATCTActtaagaaaaggaaaaaaaaaaacgattttcgtTCACTACTCAATCGCGTCCACTTGCAACTCACTGGTCTTGATAAAAAATTCAGCATAGGCGATACTTCGGGTTGAAAAGACTTTAGAATTCGGAATTACCAAAGTACTGAACCAACGTCTTTTACAAACACTCGtatatctgaaaaaaaaaaacgcttccaTTCGATAAAAAGTTGGCATTTTGACAACTCTTGACAAAAGTGATTGAACATCGTTTCAGATGAGGAAGATCAAGCTGAAAGATGCTATCAGTCTTTTAGTAGTTATTGCGGCCTATAGTTTTGTCTCACAGAGAGATAACGTTTTTCATGCGAAGGAAAAACGTCTTTTCCATGGACGTGCTTTGTTTACaacatttttgtcttttcatcgACCACCCCGAGCGTTTATTATCAACTTGATCCGGCGGTAAACCGTCGTTCATTAACGGAGTCAAATTTTATGCTTTCTCCTCCACCACctctttttatttgttttatttttgatattattacttttctttttttttactcgtATTTTTCTCCAATTTCAAAATCCTTACAGAAATTTATCAATTCATGTGGCTGAAGGTAATAATATTCTTAAAACCAATCTACATTTCATGAGAGCCTTAACCACAGCCGGCACTTCATGTCTCCAAATATTAATGAAAATGACAGCAAGCCTTGTTGTTTATCGTTCATGTGCCTCGCAGAGATCGATATCTCGAAAATACGCTCATATTAAAGTGATAtgcgaaaaaaaatattgacaaaTTTGGAAACGCTGCATGAAAAATTCAGTCCATTCTATTAGTTTTTGGCCGGGGGCAtaatgaaaatatttatttttttttattgagcTTGCATAAGATTACAATCCAGTGGACCATTTTCGAAGCGAACCTTCACGTACTTAAGTTAGCAACTACAGGTAGCTGAAAAAAGAGCCGATCGAATGGTGAAGGAAGACGAAAATCAAATATAGGTCTGATGTTAGCCTTGGTTACATTGTATTCGAGACCCAACCCTCCCAGACACCTGGCTAGTGTCTGCGTCAGCCTAGAAGGGACTTGGAACGAAAAACAGCAGCTATTTGGATGACTTGGCAGTTCAGTAGAATAGCAGTGTGAAAAGCAATAGCGCGGTCATTAAATATATACAAAATCCTTCTTGAATACATTTTTTGAACTCTCCATTCGaacagaatgaaaaatttaatttttaatcctTAAATCAAATATTCTCCGGAATCGAGTTTCCGTCTTTCTTGTCGTCGTGAAAAGCGAATATCGGGGTCCATTTGTACAGGTTAATGCGC includes these proteins:
- the LOC136896998 gene encoding A-type voltage-gated potassium channel KCND2-like, with the translated sequence MFNSTIPSGILKRHRNIYNNKPQKNDRPRESIGSRGSRQAKGPTDQLLTINVSGIRFQTWQSTLQRFPDSLLGSADSMREFYDDKRREYFLDRDPYLFKFVLNFYRFGKLHCSQEDCPAAFEEELQFYGFSIYDVGDCCWEYCTPRQRSVLIENNDDALEGETITYDGNLCELHCEPKLTLRQKIWQTIGPSKTTKTGVIFHIIYGFFIFISVLIASLETLHCDGNKTCGEVHQEIFFTIESVCVVVFTVEFLVRFYVCPQKKNFFLNAMNVIDTLAILPYYITLIVTSFGADPSYIQILKVLRVIRILKLTRNSRRLRCLLLTLRRCAVDIVFLYCICFLAIILFGTAVYYLEMMEGEPTFSSIPESFWYICVTLMTVGYGDVVPSSVLGKLVGSVCCVSGVVLLALPIPILQEKQVPCTLESVTSRKRKRLENTVKECACCLEEIRRTQETEITEISDKSKELENGDVAREYNRM